A genomic stretch from Microplitis mediator isolate UGA2020A chromosome 10, iyMicMedi2.1, whole genome shotgun sequence includes:
- the LOC130676443 gene encoding supervillin isoform X4, translated as MVAAGAADLMAANEGSSSDSLARRPRTSTTNSIRKKTASIRETKASRLRAASIVSPIDGSSLPRKTGFSDGVPAWSSQSAATLYNKQKSPMSSSGSLSQTSPRDRDKYHQRRYSTKMTEPEERFTDSQNSDKNIRRSKRLALRAAGTKPSSASSDLNQCPLGVGHYHHHDSKDTRRVSNHQSTSDSVAVRASSSSSTSTTFASSSGTKRSTANRLGSHDSSEVLKQRVDALTARTRATMERVERLASSTSSSSSPSSSHAITPIESRTVNLRPGEYQISGIPQMVTSKSRTNAKQSKTVCVVTSSAAASPSLLTTSNLSSSILKTINDEVQVISSSALSSSRHQSALISILKHKSFDIETATTVESRPLVTVALERDKVINKKHGILKKRSSLDENEILRRRSNSPDVYAELCSLEYRPIFTNERRSSLDELVKRPRSPESHLTSILKRKTSGEDDREDIYSTEPQSILKRPSSGGVKSNSTGYHVSIAAAVAKTLGDTEFLNGGACTQVRPILKKKMSREESSSSDPPSLEPRPILKKKSSTESDEHEDKPKTILKSSKKNSEDSSNESEAVSPKKLSVLKNRALQRRTNSLPECDAVRSILKNSSSGRSRSIDATRDLCLRKRARSVGYEHSSHGDWSEMYDNTDKDIIDVDCRPTSISSSLRCNNFTSSIAPIVSFKLPSREDEVIYCDSNAEDSATNDDETNSTNINSNNKLNDNIVKLRRARHISRRYRNRKELTNTIDVLQTLPSTVVIDSSPSVKLLELRKVKADENPAVEKMHVIGINKDTEKLDSTLENRRQICTASGRNVSQMALRFKAVEEERVKITSVKESKLPRRNSHQQRQRNDALGQPHSRDLYDRFVTQPVTYREVHEAVLQNQGVDKISAGMKSLDAAPARRQDFKTDDVDPSKLSLAERVKFFNRRIATETISKSDVTLDRAQRRLNSRFRTQPVTLEEVEVASRSIPSKTDNFKKLPDESLGTVATPETISLTNTDQPKGILKSSSLHALGIRQKQQDFIPVSESSSSSSSHVDVDVDVDIACCVNNNKISYSREQEPRIVKQCEESESYNEYCTDVNDGVILRNKNFSRVCESTRVVVMNSNSIKRDNTVPSSEFIDSNNSCNSISSTTSSSSNTIIDSDNLKKNLKQRILNNSKFRRKSESESISNEDNTLASKKNLRPVSVVNSVDLPSMSIAERLAALQRSGTTDWKRRVTTETVPLIIADKPVDNDSKKSSDLCQKEKEDLAIKQRRLADRLEKLESAAEGWRKRVVVTDALTFSVAGKMRVELPESLNSHPKLFDSMGNSCVSDGKKKIPRPEHRKGSAKDTAAAMSDDSGEESKMNGRPSTVQYVARPDDETFTSFFDSLSVDKCREESIDFDESDFDVITPYSELLGTRRTTKFKRRHVSSRNPIKILAARTDIKDEYTEINTGVAERVMKMTNIEKLAQNSTLAVEALAGLASTENFNAITLKNVSDEVAFGSNSKLRSYKDLMLILVKGRRHVQVRLVEPVAASVNSGDNYILVTRSELYHYSGKFSNVIEKSRAADIASRIQRHKDLGCHAARVVTINEGKTTGTVTDTENFWKLLGEGDINADVVEAGHPDEDELYESALIATNVVYEVVNDELIPLDKYWGAIPKIKILDPSKILVFDFGGEMYIWHGKIASMEKRRVATRLAQDLWNEGYDYSDCTVCPIDAAKIIGRRDVAPAAVKKDIKRPEWCLIAKLTQHTETILFREKFLDWPNAAGVIKVKKPEEKEQVDGKIIVEPPDVNLMLQSNDTPVDLILEGCHLGRGSGWFDQEFSRQYLVMTTNVTVWHIDEYSYSQLNDSSVGQFFTGDSYIVRWMYTITVTGRELSGLPSKHAVEGRDRCAYFIWQGSNASLNKQGTAALLTVELDKEEGPQIRVVEGNEPAAFLNLFKGGMVIHSGKKSDKRNHNKLRIYVSRGAEKSETCLIEVPCSPRQLKSRGSLVFLDSKSEKISVWYGRHSLSHIRENALHAAGKLKDNCPSEAGLGGCNPSICEIYEGEEPEEFLNGVMNRKLHMTLNRKSIPHHTPRLFHFSSLSREFTASEILCPHRSKEPTPFPFLQEELYQVNQPALFLLDNKDEVWLWQGWWPDTGEEDQTGSGAVRWQAERKAAMTVAIDYWKKMQTHSSIKKCCVYLVWAGLEPLEFINLFPTWTDRDDIAELNIKDGRAPGEILSVESELARLMQRTYPPAQLLQRPLPEGVDPTSLELYLSPQHFLELLGMSIEEFKELPSWKQIDIKKKIGLF; from the exons ATGGTAGCAGCTGGAGCTGCTGATTTGATGGCTGCTAATGAGGGCAGCTCATCTGACAGTCTGGCCAGAAGACCAAGAACCAGTACTACAAACAGTAtta GAAAAAAGACTGCCAGCATCCGCGAAACCAAGGCGTCGAGACTTCGTGCTGCATCAATAGTATCTCCAATtg atggcTCAAGTTTGCCAAGAAAAACAGGATTTTCCGACGGTGTGCCGGCCTGGAGTTCACAGTCGGCTGCTACTTTATACAataaacaa AAAAGTCCAATGTCTTCGAGTGGCAGCCTTTCTCAAACCTCGCCGAGAGACAGAGACAAATATCACCAGAGGCGATATTCCACAAAAATGACTGAGCCCGAGGAGAGATTTACTGATTCGCAAAATA GTGACAAAAATATCCGTCGTTCAAAACGATTGGCACTTAGAGCTGCCGGGACAAAACCGTCATCAGCTTCGAGCGATTTAAATCAGTGTCCGTTAGGCGTTggtcattatcatcatcacgACTCAAAAGACACGCGACGGGTCAGTAATCATCAAAGCACATCCGATTCAGTAGCAGTACGTGCGTCGTCCTCGTCATCTACATCAACGACATTCGCTTCCTCATCCGGCACGAAACGTTCCACTGCAAACCGACTCGG CAGTCACGACAGCAGTGAGGTTTTGAAGCAGCGGGTCGACGCGCTGACGGCACGCACAAGAGCTACCATGGAACGTGTAGAAAGGCTCGCTTCCTCgacttcatcatcatcatcaccatctTCCTCCCACGCGATTACACCCATTGAGAGTAGAACTGTCAATTTAAGACCTGGCGAGTATCAAATCTCTGGTATACCACAAATGGTCACGTCTAAATCGCGCACCAACGCCAAGCAATCCAAGACTGTGTGTGTTGTCACATCGAGTGCGGCTGCATCGCCGTCATTATTAACGACGTCCAATTTATCATCGTCTATTCTCAAGACAATCAACGATGAGGTCCAAGTCATATCATCATCGGCACTATCATCAAGTCGGCATCAATCAGCGCTTATTTCTATACTTAAACACAAGTCATTTGATATTGAGACGGCGACTACGGTTGAGTCTCGTCCACTTGTTACAGTAGCACTAGAACGTGATAaagttatcaataaaaaacacggaatattaaaaaaacgaaGTAGTTTAGATGAAAACGAGATATTACGGCGACGAAGTAATTCTCCAGATGTATATGCGGAATTATGTAGTTTAGAATACCGACCAATATTTACAAACGAACGTCGTTCGTCTTTAGACGAGCTCGTAAAACGTCCACGCAGTCCGGAGTCTCATCTGACGTCTATTTTAAAACGTAAAACTTCCGGAGAAGATGATCGTGAAGATATTTATTCGACTGAGCCACAGAGTATCTTAAAGCGACCATCGTCTGGTGGTGTAAAGTCTAATTCAACTGGTTATCATGTCAGtattgctgctgctgttgccAAGACCCTCGGGGATACGGAGTTTCTCAATGGCGGTGCTTGTACTCAAGTCCGTCcgattcttaaaaaaaaaatgagccgCGAGGAATCATCATCCAGTGATCCGCCGTCTCTTGAACCTCGgccgattttgaaaaaaaaatccagcaCTGAGTCCGACGAGCATGAAGACAAACCCAAGACAATATtaaaatcatcaaaaaaaaactccgagGATTCTAGCAACGAGTCCGAGGCTGTTTCGCCAAAAAAACTTTCAGTGTTGAAAAACCGCGCACTGCAACGTCGTACCAATAGCCTGCCAGAGTGCGACGCAGTCCGTTCGATACTTAAGAATTCATCTTCCGGTCGATCTCGATCCATCGACGCAACGAGGGATCTGTGTCTGAGGAAACGCGCCCGGTCCGTTGGCTACGAGCACTCGTCCCACGGCGACTGGAGTGAAATGTACGATAATACTGATAAAGATATTATTGACGTTGACTGTAGACCCACTTCAATAAGTTCATCATTACGTTGTAACAATTTCACTTCATCCATTGCGCCTATAGTCTCATTCAAGTTACCCAGTAG AGAAGACGAAGTAATTTATTGTGATTCAAATGCTGAAGACAGTGCAACCAACGATGACGAAACAAATTCAACAAACATCAACAGCAATAATAAACTAAACGATAATATTGTTAAGTTACGTCGTGCACGTCATATATCACGTCGCTATAGAAATCGTAAAGAATTAACTAATACCATTGATGTCCTTCAAACACTGCCTAGTACTGTCGTAATAGACAGCAGCCCGAGTGTTAAATTATTGGAGCTGAGGAAGGTGAAGGCAGACGAGAACCCGGCGGTCGAAAAAATGCATGTCATCGGAATAAATAAGGATACAGAAAAATTAGATTCGACATTGGAAAATAGAAGACAGATTTGTACTGCCAGTGGTAGGAATGTATCACAAATGGCGTTACGTTTCAAGGCTGTGGAAGAAGAACGGGTTAAAATTACGAGTGTGAAGGAGAGCAAGTTGCCGCGGCGTAACAGCCACCAACAGCGACAGCGCAATGATGCATTAGGGCAGCCTCACTCTCGAGATCTTTATGACAGGTTTGTTACCCAGCCAGTTACTTATCGGGAGGTGCACGAAGCAGTGCTCCAGAATCAGGGAGTTGATAAAATTTCTGCTGGCATGAAATCGCTTGATGCTGCTCCTGCCCGGAGGCAGGATTTCAAAACTGATGACGTCGATCCGTCAAAACTGAGCCTGGCTGAgcgagttaaattttttaatcgtcGCATTGCCACTGAGACCATCAGCAAATCTGACGTTACACTCGATCGGGCGCAAAGGAGACTGAACAGCCGGTTTAGGACTCAGCCAGTTACTCTAGAAGAGGTCGAGGTCGCGTCAAGAAGCATTCCATCAAaaactgataattttaaaaaacttcctGATGAATCTctcg gaACTGTCGCGACACCAGAAACTATTTCGCTGACAAATACCGATCAGCCCAAAGGTATTTTGAAATCTTCAAGTTTACACGCACTAGGAATTCGTCAAAAGCaacaagattttattccaGTATCTGAATCCTCTTCAAGCTCATCATCACATGTAGATGTAGATGTAGATGTAGATATTGCTTGTTgcgtaaataataataaaatatcgtaCTCGAGAGAACAAGAACCACGGATTGTTAAGCAATGTGAAGAGAGTGAGTCATATAATGAATACTGCACAGACGTAAACGATGGAGTTATTTtacggaataaaaattttagtcgtGTTTGTGAATCAACTCGAGTAGTTGTGATGAACAGCAACAGTATCAAGAGAGACAATACAGTGCCTTCATCAGAGTTTATTGATAGTAATAATAGTTGCAATAGTATAAGTAGCACTACCAGTAGCAGCAGTAATACAATAATCGAcagtgataatttaaaaaaaaatcttaaacagcgaattttaaataacagcAAATTTCGACGTAAGTCTGAAAGTGAGAGTATTTCAAATGAAGACAATACTTtagcaagtaaaaaaaatctcagacCAGTATCGGTTGTAAATTCTGTTGATCTTCCGAGCATGAGTATCGCCGAGCGTCTGGCTGCACTTCAGCGCAGCGGGACAACTGATTGGAAGCGCCGAGTGACAACTGAAACTGTGCCTCTAATTATTGCCGACAAGCCCGTGGATAAT GATTCCAAGAAGAGCAGCGATCTTTGTCAAAAAGAGAAAGAGGATCTGGCGATAAAGCAACGGAGATTAGCTGATCGGCTGGAAAAATTAGAATCAGCGGCTGAAGGCTGGCGCAAACGGGTCGTTGTAACAGACGCGCTTACTTTTTCAGTCGCCGGTAAAATGAGAGTTGAATTACCTGAGTCACTTAACTCACATCCTAAGCTCTTTGATTCGATGGGCAACTCTTGTGTTTCTGatggcaagaaaaaaattcctcgGCCTGAGCACAGGAAAG GAAGTGCCAAAGACACAGCGGCAGCAATGAGCGACGACAGCG GCGAGGAGTCAAAGATGAATGGCAGACCGAGCACAGTCCAATACGTTGCTCGTCCTGATGACGAGACTTTCACTTCGTTTTTCGACAGCCTCTCTGTAGACAAGTGTCGGGAAGAAAGTATTGACTTTGATGAAAGTGACTTTGATGTCATTACTCCATACTCTGAGTT ACTCGGTACAAGAAgaacaacaaaatttaaacGGCGACATGTTTCTTCAAGAAatccaattaaaatattggCTGCGCGGActgatatcaaggatgaataTACCGAAATAAATACTGGTGTCGCTGAAAGAGTTATGAAGATGACAAACATTGAAAAAC TTGCTCAAAATTCAACTTTGGCTGTGGAAGCACTAGCCGGTCTAGCTTCGACGGAGAATTTCAATGCGATAACTCTGAAGAATGTCAGTGATGAGGTTGCGTTTGGTAGTAATAGTAAACTACGTTCTTACAAAGACTTGATGCTGATACTAGTGAAAGGTCGCCGACACGTTCAAGTCCGTCTAGTCGAACCTGTGGCTGCGAGCGTTAACTCGGGTGACAATTATATTCTGGTAACAAGATCAGAGCTGTATCATTACTCAGGAAAATTCAGCAACGTCATTGAGAAGTCAAGAGCTGCTGATATCGCATCGAGGATACAGAGACACAAAGACCTGGGCTGTCATGCTGCTCGTGTGGTGACGATAAACGAGGGCAAGACGACGGGAACGGTGACGGATACGGAGAACTTTTGGAAACTTCTAGGTGAGGGGGATATTAATGCTGATGTCGTTGAAGCTGGACATCCTGACGAAGATGAGCTGTACGAGTCGGCATTAATTGCTACCAATGTTGTCTACGAAGTTGTCAATGACGAGCTGATACCTCTGGATAAATACTGGGGTGCGATACCAAAGATAAAAATACTTGATCCCAGTAAAATTTTAGTGTTTGATTTTGGTGGCGAGATGTACATATGGCATGGAAAAATAGCTTCCATGGAGAAGCGTAGAGTGGCAACGCGATTAGCACAAGATCTGTGGAATGAAGGGTACGACTATTCGGACTGTACTGTCTGTCCAATAGATGCTGCTAAAATAATTGGACGGCGCGATGTTGCGCCAGCTGCTGTAAAGAAAGATATAAAGCGTCCCGAGTGGTGTTTGATTGCTAAATTAACTCAGCACACTGAGACAATCCTCTTCCGTGAAAAATTTCTCGACTGGCCAAATGCCGCTGGAgttataaaagttaaaaagcCGGAAGAAAAAGAACAAGTTGAtggtaaaataattgtcgaacCACCTGATGTTAATTTAATGCTTCAGTCAAATGATACGCCTGTTGATTTGATACTCGAAGGCTGCCATCTGGGCCGCGGAAGCGGTTGGTTCGACCAAGAATTCAGTCGCCAGTACTTGGTAATGACCACGAATGTTACTGTGTGGCACATTGATGAGTACTCTTACAGTCAGTTGAATGATAGTTCCGTTGGACAATTTTTTACGGGTGATAGTTACATTGTTCGGTGGATGTATACTATCACCGTTACGGGACGCGAACTGAGTGGATTGCCATCAAAACACGCAGTTGAAGGCCGCGATCGGTGCGCGTATTTCATTTGGCAAGGCAGCAATGCCTCGCTTAACAAACAGGGTACAGCTGCCTTGCTCACCGTTGAACTGGACAAAGAGGAAGGTCCTCAAATACGCGTAGTCGAGGGCAACGAACCCGCGgcttttcttaatttatttaaaggcGGCATGGTAATTCACTCGGGTAAAAAATCCGACAAACGCAATCACAATAAATTACGTATCTACGTAAGTCGGGGCGCTGAAAAATCCGAAACTTGTTTAATTGAAGTTCCATGTAGTCCGCGACAATTGAAGAGTCGCGGATCTCTAGTCTTCCTTGACAGTAAGTCTGAAAAAATTTCCGTGTGGTATGGACGGCATTCGCTTTCTCATATTCGTGAAAATGCTTTACATGCTGCTGGGAAACTGAAGGATAATTGTCCGTCTGAAGCCGGACTCGGCGGTTGTAACCCGAGTATCTGCGAAATATACGAAGGTGAAGAACCCGAGGAGTTCTTAAATGGCGTGATGAATAGAAAATTACACATGACTCTCAACAGAAAGAGCATTCCGCACCATACGCCAAGACTTTTTCACTTTTCGAGTCTGTCGAGAGAATTTACAGCGAGCGAAATTTTGTGCCCGCATCGTTCCAAGGAGCCGACGCCTTTTCCCTTTTTACAAGAGGAACTGTACCAAGTAAATCAGCCAGCTTTATTTTTGCTGGACAACAAAGATGAGGTTTGGCTGTGGCAGGGCTGGTGGCCCGATACCGGCGAAGAGGATCAGACAGGAAGTGGAGCAGTGCGATGGCAAGCTGAGCGTAAGGCTGCTATGACAGTTGCTATTGACTACTGGAAAAAGATGCAGACACACTCGAGTATTAAAAAATGCTGCGTTTATCTCGTGTGGGCCGGGCTGGAACCGCTTGAATTCATAAATCTTTTTCCCACTTGGACTGATCGTGATGATATCGCTGAGTTAAATATAAAG gATGGTCGTGCTCCTGGTGAAATACTTTCTGTGGAAAGCGAGCTGGCTCGTTTAATGCAACGTACTTATCCACCTGCTCAATTACTACAACGACCGTTACCTGAAGGTGTTGATCCGACTTCTTTAGAATTATATTTGTCTCCGCAACACTTTTTG GAACTGCTGGGTATGAGCATAGAAGAATTTAAAGAACTTCCGTCATGGAAGCAAATAgatattaaaaagaaaatcggCCTTTTTTGA